Sequence from the Plasmodium relictum strain SGS1 genome assembly, chromosome: 6 genome:
AAATTTGTGTAAATCATTTTTGCCTTTGTTATACTTTCGACAAATATCAAAACAGGTATatgtatttctttatttttaatcaaATTGTTTAATACTAAAAACTTTTCATCTTCATTATTTACATATAGCAATTCTTGCTTcacattattatttattgtatTTATACTTTTACCAAAATAAACAACAGCATAATTTGTACATAATGTACTTATAAAACTTTTAGTCTTCCCTGGTAGTGTTGCTgtagtaaatattttttgaatttttttattttgaatttcttttaaaagaGAATTTACATGAtctaaaaattttacttcaaataatttatctaCTTCGTCaaatactataaaaaaacatCTTTTTAAACTAACCTTCTTTTTCTCAATTAAATTTAACAACATAAGAGGTGTGCATATGCATACATCTATATCTTCATTAATTTCTGTCTCTTTACTAAGTTGAACAATGGAATATTCTTTATAAGATTCAAATACAATTAGGGTTTGTTCATAAATTTGGGTAGCTAATTCATTAGTAGGCACTACaattaaactttttatataaaaagtaatatcATTTAGTTGCTTattctttaatatattacttttttcaaCCCTTgaagtatttatttttatcaaaagaGGAATGAGAAAAGCACATGTTTTTCCACTACCTGTTTGAGATATACATATTGTATTGAATCCACTTAAAATAGCTGGAATACaaattttttgaattgaAGTTggatttttaaaacataatgtattttttattgtaatcattaatttttcatatactttgtttataatattttcattaaataattctttttcttttttttccttctCTTCTTTACTTGTGGTGGaattgttttcttttttaaaattttcttctttagaATTTAATAAGATTCtcgtttttttaattaattttttccctttattttcatttttcataaaaGATGCTTCTTTGTTAacatcattttctttttcaataaTACCATCCACTTTTTCAACAATTGTGTTTCCatctttatttaatacttttaaatattcaataATATCGCTAAAAAATCGTATAGGAACAACATTTCTATTCAAATGGAAATattctatatttatttcatttccTTTCATATAATTGCTAactaaattttcattattataaaatttagtaAAACTTATAGATTCACAACTttgagaaattttttttttcttttcattttcagTTGGTTtgttgtttttatttaaacttaatatatttcttaacggttttaaattttcttctttcaAACTCATAAgatcatcattttttaaaaaactttttaaatttaagcCATATGTCAAATTTTTTACTAAATccattttttgtttaattttttataaattcaaccttaattattttaaaaaatttttccaATTGTCattttacatatatgtaaatatttagaaataaataaatctatttttttcttttttttttttttatattctttttttctgctttttacaaatatatattttttcataaatatatgcATTTACCACCATTTGAAATTTATATaacataaattaaattttttatttttatgtattgtttttaaaaaattatattaaaaatatatataatttttaaaaattttatgtagTAACCTTTGattaattatttcatttttttttttttttttaattttaacttATTTGTATGTAACATTAGccattttataaataattattatgaacttttatattattaaattgtaTTACTTTtctttctaattttttttatgtaaaatttttatttttttaataattattttgtattcactttattattctttggtgcattttatatcttataaattaataaatttctaCGTATGTATATACATGTATGATACTACAActttaagaattttttttttttttgttttgccCATgtatagtaataataatgtttttaaaataataaattttagaattttttaaaaatttgtaaaaacttaaaattttattattatttttttttttatatattataaaaagaataataatgtATGTTGTTTTATATACCTtttagtaaatatatatatattatttttattaaatatataaacgaAAATTAAGAGTATAATATGTGATTTACAACAAAAAAAGggaattcatttttttctattctgaaaaaaaaaatttatatatgagTATTAAAatcttaaattttaaataattaaatataatatagtacttttcatatattaatgaactttccttttttttaatattttaaataaagataagaaataaatttctttttattcatttatacatttataaaCTTTTCTTATAAATAGAATAcctcttttatatatttatataaaaacattaGCTATTtgcttaaaatatttttttttttttctaaaaatggCTAATTACACAGAAACATTTGCTGCATGGACAACTATATGTGTAACTGATCACACACTTTTAGGAGAAAATGACAAAGAAGAAGACATAAGAGCTTTATGTCAAGAATCTGTGAAAACCTGTCCATATGCAGCTGCTGTTTGTGTATATCCGAAGTTTGTAAAATTTatcaatgaaaaaataaagaaagaaatttcttcatttaaacCAAAAATTGCTTGTGTAATAAATTTTCCTCATGGTACTGATCCCATAGAAAAGGTGTTAGAAGATACAAAGAAAGCAGTAGAAGATGGGGTTGATGAAATTGACTTggtaataaattataaaaaaattttagagaACGCTGATGAAGGTCTGAAAGAAGCAACTCAATTAACAAAACACGTTAAAGAATTAATCAAAAACAAACTACTAAAAGTTATAATAGAAGTGGGTGAGCTAAAGACAAAGGacttaattataaaaacttCACTAGCTGTACTTGAAGGAAATGCTGATTTTGTAAAAACATCAACAGGAAAAGTTAAAGTTAATGCAACACCTGATTCTGTTAAGGCAATTATAGAGGCACTAAAACAGTATATAGAAAAGCATCccgaaaaaaaagataaaattggTATAAAAGTTGCAGGAGGAGTAGGAGATTTAAATTCAGCTAGTTACTATATTTTACTAGCAAGAACTTGCTTTGGTGCTCTTGCTTGCCATCCTAATAATTTTCGTATTGGTTCATCTTCATTAGTTCctaaattaagaaaaattattgaacAGTGCCCAGCAAATTagacaacaaaaaaattacaaaaaggataaaaaaaaaaataataaaataaataacagAAAGAAcatttatcttattttaaaaagatattgtaatattt
This genomic interval carries:
- a CDS encoding RNA helicase, putative gives rise to the protein MDLVKNLTYGLNLKSFLKNDDLMSLKEENLKPLRNILSLNKNNKPTENEKKKKISQSCESISFTKFYNNENLVSNYMKGNEINIEYFHLNRNVVPIRFFSDIIEYLKVLNKDGNTIVEKVDGIIEKENDVNKEASFMKNENKGKKLIKKTRILLNSKEENFKKENNSTTSKEEKEKKEKELFNENIINKVYEKLMITIKNTLCFKNPTSIQKICIPAILSGFNTICISQTGSGKTCAFLIPLLIKINTSRVEKSNILKNKQLNDITFYIKSLIVVPTNELATQIYEQTLIVFESYKEYSIVQLSKETEINEDIDVCICTPLMLLNLIEKKKVSLKRCFFIVFDEVDKLFEVKFLDHVNSLLKEIQNKKIQKIFTTATLPGKTKSFISTLCTNYAVVYFGKSINTINNNVKQELLYVNNEDEKFLVLNNLIKNKEIHIPVLIFVESITKAKMIYTNLSKSVSYIDMLTSEKTKEERKKIFQRFQSGYIWYLICTDIMSRGIDIKGIETIINYDVCYDKYNYMHRIGRACRSDRKEGKAITFFTKENIKYMKDIIKFVKNSGTEIPAYLENFNFKKIPKFKFSVKKNSSKKKKVKDKKNFKVLNKNKWKKKERLKTEKQEDESTSVKEKVKIKKNLEKKIKSKKNLKKKINSKKN
- a CDS encoding deoxyribose-phosphate aldolase, putative; translated protein: MANYTETFAAWTTICVTDHTLLGENDKEEDIRALCQESVKTCPYAAAVCVYPKFVKFINEKIKKEISSFKPKIACVINFPHGTDPIEKVLEDTKKAVEDGVDEIDLVINYKKILENADEGLKEATQLTKHVKELIKNKLLKVIIEVGELKTKDLIIKTSLAVLEGNADFVKTSTGKVKVNATPDSVKAIIEALKQYIEKHPEKKDKIGIKVAGGVGDLNSASYYILLARTCFGALACHPNNFRIGSSSLVPKLRKIIEQCPAN